The genome window GCGCGGTGTCGCGGATGGAACCGGGTCCGCCGGAACTACCGTAGCCGTGGATCACCTTGAGGACGCGAAGCTGCCGGCTGCGCCTGACGTGGAGCCAGGCATCGTCCAGCTGGCGTTCGACCGCGGATGATGGGCGGGGTGGATGGGCGACGTCGATCGTGTACAGGGGTGTCACTGCCTGTCCGCGGACGTCATCGGGATGCGATCACGCAACGGGCTTATAGCCGGAGGCCGTGATGGCCTGCCGGACGCGCTTCTCGGCGCGTTCGATATCATCGGTGCTGTACACCACCGCGCCGATACGGACCACCTTCACGCTGATGCCGGGCACTTCATTCAACGCCTTCTGTACCGCCATCACGCAGTGCTGGCATGTCATTCCTTCAACACGGATCTCTTGCTCGTGCATACGACCTCACTCGTTGTGGAGCGGAGCATTGTCTAATGATATAATATAAGAAACACCCTCCCCAACATGCAATCCACCCTTTTGCAGATGCCCGGCGGTATCAGTATCTTGGTCTATGCTGGCACACCCCATCACACCGACCCTGATCCGCCACGCCGTCGCCACGCATGCGCGACGCCCCGCCCTTGAGGACGGAGGTGCGGTACCGCTGATCTCCGCCGCGGTCCTCGTGCCCATCGTCCAGGAGCACCACGGCCTCTCCCTGTTGCTCACGCGGCGGACAGAGACCGTGGAGACCCACAAGGGGCAGATCGCGTTCCCCGGAGGGATGGTGGATGGGGCTGACAGGGACCGTGTGCACACGGCGGTGAGGGAGGCGGAGGAGGAACTCGGGATACCCCCGGCCTCCGTGGAAATGCTCGGTATGCTTGATGATCTGACGACGCCGACCGGCTTCTGCATCACCCCGGTGGTCGGACTCCTTTCACACCTCCCGCCGCTTCAGTTGAGTCCGGGGGAGGTGGCGGAGGCCTTCACGGTGCCGCTCGCGTTCTTCGCCGATCCCGGGAATGCCGAAATGGAGCGTCGATCCATCCGTGGCGCGGTGCGCGAAGTATGGACCTACCGGTACGGTGGCCACGTGATATGGGGAGCCACGGGAACCATCATCCATAGGTTCATGGACATCCTCGCGGCTCCCTGAGCGTTCATCCGCCTCAGGAGGCGAGGGCAAGGTCGGCAGGCAGGAAACGGTCGCCCACCGTATACCCCTTCTTCTTTGCGTAATTCTTCAGCGTGTCGAACAGCAACGCACGAGCCCGGTGCAGGCGCGACCGCACGGTACCGATGGGGATCTCCAGCACCTCCGCGATCTCTTCGTACGGCAGCTCTTCCAGGTCACGCAGGACGATCACACTCTTGAACTTTCCGGAAGCCCGGCAAGGGCACCGGCGATGTCATCGTCGAACATCTGCGTATCCAGCATGTTCCGCAGATCGTTGTCTTCCCGTCCCTGCGCCGACATCTGATAGGGCGAGATCTGCTCGTCATATTCGACGATCTCGGGGAGGCGATGGGTGCGGCGGTACTCGTTGATGTACGTGTTCTTCATGATGCGGTACAACCATGCCTTGGCATTGGTACCGGTCTCGAACTTGTCGAAGAACCGGTAGGCCTTCATATACGTATCCTGCAGCAGATCGCTGGCCTGCTCGCGGTCGCCGGAGAGATACGTCGCATAGTTGAACAGCTGATCCATGTACGGCATCATCTCCTTCTCGAAACGGCGATGCCTGACGCTGGTAGTATCTCCGTTTATCTTCAGGGTGCCCTGCATGGGTATCCTCAATGATCAGTAGTACGATTTAGACGATTTAGGTGATTTAAATGATACAACGAAGATACATGTTTTTTTGTTCCCGGTCAAGTCCCCCCGTTACCGGCCGATTCAGAAGCCGTCTAACACATTATATGACAATGTATTAGCAGGCAGACACAATAGAAAGGAGCCGGCCCCATTCCCGGACCGGCTCCATTGTCGTTGTCTCTTCCCCGGCGGGATATATCCCGCCGACTCTTGCAGCTGCATCGCAGCAGGCCCGGGCCTGTCGGTACTTCCACGACCCCGGCGTGCCGGGGCACGTGCCTATTTGCATCCGATGCGATCCATCGCCTTCTTCGCATCATCATTCCTCGGCTCAAGCTTCAAGGTCTTCCGGAATTCCCCGCACGCCTCCTCCTGCAACTCCTTGTTCCGCTTGTCGTCGCCTTCCTTGCGTGCCTGGATCAGGCCCTGGCCGAGCCAGAGATGGCCCTGGGCATTGGCAGGATCAAGTTCGATCACACGGCGGAACAGCCGTATCGCATCGGCGATCTTCTTGTCGTTGTCGCTCGGGTCCGTTGCCGTACGGTCCAGCGTCTGCAACACGGCCTGGCCCCACGTCAAGCGGAGCCCTGCATCCTCGTACCCGAGGGATGAGGCCTTACGGAAGGACTCCACGGACGACCCGAACGCCTGTTTGCGGAAGAAATACATCCCGAGCAGGTAGTGGGCTTCAGCCGCTTCCTTCTTGTACTTGTCGGTGTTCGTGCCGATCTGCTGCAGCACCGAGTCGTACTCGGCCTTCGCGTTGTCCAGCGAATCCACCTGCGCATAGTAGCGCGCCAGCCAGAGCCGTGCCTGCAGGAAATCCGGCTTCACCGCGATCGCACGGGTGAGCAGCTCGCGCGTGCGCGGATAGTTCTTCGTCTGCATGTGCGATGCGGCGCCATTCAGGTACGCGGCGAGCGAGATGGACTTCGGATCGCAGTCGATCCGCTTGTCGAACATCGCACCGGCCTTCTCGTACTCCCGCACCTTCATGTAGATGCTGCCCAGACTGAAGTACGCGTCGCAGTTCGTCGAGTCGGTCGCCACCGCCTCCAGCAACGATTGCAGCGCTTCCTGGTCGCGGCCGGTCCGGAACAGCGCGAGCCCAAACTGCCCCTGGTCCGCCGACGTGAACGCCTTCCTGCGCTTCAGGGCCTCGTACGACACGAGGGCGTCCTGGAACTGGCGCGTCTCCACCTGTGCCTGGGCAAGCGACCGCCAGACATCCACGTTGGAGGAATCCATCTTGATCGAGCGTTTCGCTTCCTTCACCGTCTCTTCGAAATCATTCGCGCCGCTCAGGGCTTTCACGAGCAGGACGGAGCCTTCCACCGACTTCGGCTGGAGGTTGGTGTACGTCCGCAGCGGGGCGATCGCGCTCTTGTACAGCTTCGCGCGCAGATAGATATTCCCCTTCTGGCGGTAGGCATCGGCGTTCGAGGAATCACGCTTGATGATCTCATCGAACTCCTTCACCGCCTCCGTATACTGGCGGTTCTTTTCGTACACATTCGCCAGCTTGATGCGGCGTGAGGTACCCGCCGGGTCGTATTCGATCGCCTTCTGGTAATTCATGATCACCATGGGGACGACATTGTGGTTGGCGAACGCATCGCCCAGCGCTTCATAGATGCTGGGGTCTTCCGGCAGATACTCCTTCGCACGCGTCAGCTCCCGGATCGCTGCATCCGTCGAGTCGGCCGCAAGAAGCGCCTTGCCATACGATGCGGCCACCGCGCCGTTCTTCGGGGCGAGTTTCACCGCGCGCTTGAACTGCACGATCGCGCCGGGGAGGTTCTTCGTCTTCACATACGCCTCGCCGAGCGACCGCACGGCATCCACGATATCATCGTCGATGCGCACGGCTTCCTCGAGATGCTTCACGGCATCGGCGACCTGTCCGCGCGCGAGCGCAATGGTGCCGAGGTGGGTATGCGTCTCGCCGGGTTTCTGGTTGGCCTTCAGGGCCTGCTCAAACGCAGCGATCGCCGCCGTCGTGTCCTTCGACGCAAGGGCAGCTCTCCCCTTCACCAGGAACTCCTGGCCGAATCCGAACTCCACCATACAGCCAAGCAACAAGAGCACAAGTGCGCGTTTCATCGTCGTTCACCTATTCCGATGTAAGTTGAATGAGTCGAACAGGCATGGTCACCGGCACCAACCCGCTATTCAGGAACACCTTCTGCCCGAATGGACCTGCGGCGAAGGAGATGAATCCGAGACTGACCGTGCGGTCGAGGTCCCGGGTGTACATCGTGACCGGCGTTGAAGCCGGATAATATCCCTGATACACGTACGCCTGATGCGGTGCGTAGGCCTTGCCCGCAGGCTGGGTGGAATCCGGGGTCACGCCGGGCCGCGAGAGTCCGATGACCTTCACGTCGCTTTCCACACCCTTCAGCCAACCCACACCCACGATGCCGGCGGCACCCGGGGTCTTCGCCACATACTCCACGATATCCGAGGAGCTCGTCATCGGGGTCGCGGACTGCGCGAACGGCTTGCCGCGCATGACCAGGCGCCGGAACACTTCATTCGTACTGGCATCCACGCTGCCGATCACCAGGTCCACCACCCCCCCGGCACGCCAGTTCGGCCAGACGGTGGTCTGACCGGTGAAGATGCTGTCCGCCTGCCCCATGCGCAGTTCCTTCACGGGGTTCGCCGGGTTGACGATCACGGCGACGGCGGATTGTGCAACGTGATACTCTTCGAACCAGGTCTTCGTCGCTGTCAACACGTTCCGCTCTTCGTCATTGAGCGGACGCGCGCAGACGATGACCTTCACACTATCGTTCACGAAATTCGCCGTCGCAGCACGTGCCTCGACGCACCGGATGTCGATACGGGCATCGGGGTACTGCTGACGGAAGTCCGCGGCGAGGACATTCATGGCGGGGAACACGGCCTCGTCGCATTCCACGGTGAGCGTGCCCGAGGTCAGCTTTGTGGAACCCGGCTCACGGCTGCATCCCGCGAGCACCAGGCCCGCGGCAACGAGTATGGCAACGATGCTATACCTGGTCATGACTTGGTCCGCCTGAAATAACTGATCAGAAACCGGTACAACCCGTACAGCGTGATCACGGCGCCAATGACATACCGCATCTCATCGGAGAACTCACCCCGGGATGGGACAAAGACCCCGGCGATGACCAGCACACCGAAGACCACGGCCGCTGCGGACAGCGTCAGGATCACGTACCGGATCACATCCATCGTCTTCATCCGACCTCCGATCGGTCCCGGTGGGGTGAGGGCGGCGGACCGCCCTCACCCTCCGTGGCCGTACATCACATCACTGCTGTTACTTGCGGTCCGCCAGCTTGAACCGGAACGGGATCGATACCCACACCGCGACCGGTCCGTTGTTCATGTAGGCGGGTGTGAACACCCACTGCTTTGCCGCTTCCACTGCCGGTTCGTTGAAGATCTCCGCGTCGCTCTTCAGAATGACAACCTGCTTCGGCTTGCCTTCTTTATCGACCCAGATCTTCACCCAGACCTTGCCTTCCAGGCCCGCACGCATCGCGAGTTCCGGATACTTCGGCTCGACCTTCTTCACCGGCTGGGGTTCCTTCTCCACCGGCACGAAATCGGCCGGCGGTGCATCCTCATCGATCCTGATGTCCTGCTCGATCTCCACGGGACCACCCGCATCCACGTCCACCACCGGCGCGACCTGATTGCTCATTTCGGTCTGGGTGGCCATGGTCTGCTCCGCGCTCACCTCGGCATCCGGCACCGGAACAGGCGCACCGACGGTCGGCTTGGCGCTTGGCGCCGCCACCGAGATCGGGGGCGGGGTGTTGGCTGCGTTGATCGAGGGCGGCGGACCGAGATCGGAGTACTTCATGATCCGGACCATCATCACCGGCGCTTCTTCTTCATTGAGGAGTCCGATCAGATAGTAGGACCCGACAAGAAGCAGATGCAGGGTCACGGCGATGCCCAACCCCGTGAACCAGTACTTCTGGTACACGGCTTTGAGTTCGACCGCCCCGTACTGAGCTCCCTTGTAGGAGGCTGTTGCAGCTGTTGCTGCCATGTTCTGTTTCCTCCTTCCCTATGATTGCACGCGCGCGATCAACGCCTTGTCGGCGTCAAGCAGCGGCGCGATGCTGAAACGCTGGATCTGTGCAAGGTTCAGCTCATCGATCATATTGACAAGCATGATGTACTTCCCTTCACGATCCACCTTCACCAGCGTCGTCAGCTTCGGGTTCCCAAGAGATTTCTCCCTGAGGAACTTGCGCAGTTCGACCGGATCGAGGCGCTTCGGCGATTCGATGCCCGTGTTCCAGAAAATGTCACCCTTCTGGTTGATCCGCAGCGTCAGAAGATTGGATTCCGCGATCTCGACCTTCACATTGTCGTCGGGCGGAAGGTTGATCTCCATCGTCTGCGGGCGCGACATACTCGTCGTGTACATAAAGAACGTCAGAAGCAGAAAGGCCACATCCACCAGCGCCGTCATGTCGATACGAACGCCGAGGCGATTGCCCTTCTTTTTGCCTTTCTTGCCCTTCTTACTTCCACCTGGGGCAGCTACTTCTCCACCTGACATGATCGGCCTCCTATTCCTGAACCGGTCTGGCGAAATCTGTTACCAGGCTGAACCGGGTGATGTTTGTTTTCTGCAGGATATCCATCACGTCTTCCGCGACACCATAATCCGAGTCACGATCACCCTTGACCACGGTGCGGAGTTTCGGATTCGCGGTACGTGCCTGGACCAGATAGTTCGCGAGCTGGCTCTTCGGGACCGGGTAGCTCAGTTCGAGGTAGTAGGTCTCCTTGTATTCCTTCGGATACTGCTTGCCTTCGACCTGGACCGATTTGTTCTTGTACTCCGAGAACAGGCGCTTGCGCAGGATCTGGGAGTCCAGCGACAACCAGATGTGTGTTGTGTCATTGCCAATGTAGGTGGCTTCTTTCGCGATGCTGATCATCATCACGTCCGATTCCGGCAGTTTGAACTCCGAATGCGAAGAGGGCAACACGATCGACACCTCTTCCACCGGTTTGAACTGCGTCGTCAGCATGAAGAACGTCAGCAGCAGAAAGGCCACGTCCACCAGCGGCGTCATATCGATCCGGACGCCCTGTCGGTGCGGCTTGAATTTCGGCATACCGTTCCGCCTCCGGCGTTAGTCGTTGGACCGCGTGTTGAGGATCTGCACCACGTTGTAGCTGGCTTCGTCGATCATGTACGTGAAATTGTCGATCTTCGTCACGAAGAAGTTGTACGCAATGATACCGATGATGGCCGCCAGCAGTCCGAGGGCCGTGTTGATCAGCGCTTCCGAGATACCGATCGACAGCTGGATGGCATCCGGTGCACCTGCCTTGGCAAGAGCGGTGAATGCACGGATCATACCGACCGTCGTGCCGAGCAGACCGGCCATGGTGGCGATCGAGGCGATCGTGGACAGCGCGATCAGGTTGCGCTCGAGCAGCGGGGTCTCCAGGCTGGTGGCTTCTTCGATCGCACGCTGGGTCTCCTGCATGCGCTTCTCCGG of Ignavibacteriota bacterium contains these proteins:
- a CDS encoding tetratricopeptide repeat protein, which gives rise to MKRALVLLLLGCMVEFGFGQEFLVKGRAALASKDTTAAIAAFEQALKANQKPGETHTHLGTIALARGQVADAVKHLEEAVRIDDDIVDAVRSLGEAYVKTKNLPGAIVQFKRAVKLAPKNGAVAASYGKALLAADSTDAAIRELTRAKEYLPEDPSIYEALGDAFANHNVVPMVIMNYQKAIEYDPAGTSRRIKLANVYEKNRQYTEAVKEFDEIIKRDSSNADAYRQKGNIYLRAKLYKSAIAPLRTYTNLQPKSVEGSVLLVKALSGANDFEETVKEAKRSIKMDSSNVDVWRSLAQAQVETRQFQDALVSYEALKRRKAFTSADQGQFGLALFRTGRDQEALQSLLEAVATDSTNCDAYFSLGSIYMKVREYEKAGAMFDKRIDCDPKSISLAAYLNGAASHMQTKNYPRTRELLTRAIAVKPDFLQARLWLARYYAQVDSLDNAKAEYDSVLQQIGTNTDKYKKEAAEAHYLLGMYFFRKQAFGSSVESFRKASSLGYEDAGLRLTWGQAVLQTLDRTATDPSDNDKKIADAIRLFRRVIELDPANAQGHLWLGQGLIQARKEGDDKRNKELQEEACGEFRKTLKLEPRNDDAKKAMDRIGCK
- a CDS encoding biopolymer transporter ExbD; the encoded protein is MPKFKPHRQGVRIDMTPLVDVAFLLLTFFMLTTQFKPVEEVSIVLPSSHSEFKLPESDVMMISIAKEATYIGNDTTHIWLSLDSQILRKRLFSEYKNKSVQVEGKQYPKEYKETYYLELSYPVPKSQLANYLVQARTANPKLRTVVKGDRDSDYGVAEDVMDILQKTNITRFSLVTDFARPVQE
- a CDS encoding CoA pyrophosphatase translates to MLAHPITPTLIRHAVATHARRPALEDGGAVPLISAAVLVPIVQEHHGLSLLLTRRTETVETHKGQIAFPGGMVDGADRDRVHTAVREAEEELGIPPASVEMLGMLDDLTTPTGFCITPVVGLLSHLPPLQLSPGEVAEAFTVPLAFFADPGNAEMERRSIRGAVREVWTYRYGGHVIWGATGTIIHRFMDILAAP
- a CDS encoding heavy-metal-associated domain-containing protein encodes the protein MHEQEIRVEGMTCQHCVMAVQKALNEVPGISVKVVRIGAVVYSTDDIERAEKRVRQAITASGYKPVA
- a CDS encoding energy transducer TonB; translated protein: MAATAATASYKGAQYGAVELKAVYQKYWFTGLGIAVTLHLLLVGSYYLIGLLNEEEAPVMMVRIMKYSDLGPPPSINAANTPPPISVAAPSAKPTVGAPVPVPDAEVSAEQTMATQTEMSNQVAPVVDVDAGGPVEIEQDIRIDEDAPPADFVPVEKEPQPVKKVEPKYPELAMRAGLEGKVWVKIWVDKEGKPKQVVILKSDAEIFNEPAVEAAKQWVFTPAYMNNGPVAVWVSIPFRFKLADRK
- a CDS encoding substrate-binding domain-containing protein codes for the protein MTRYSIVAILVAAGLVLAGCSREPGSTKLTSGTLTVECDEAVFPAMNVLAADFRQQYPDARIDIRCVEARAATANFVNDSVKVIVCARPLNDEERNVLTATKTWFEEYHVAQSAVAVIVNPANPVKELRMGQADSIFTGQTTVWPNWRAGGVVDLVIGSVDASTNEVFRRLVMRGKPFAQSATPMTSSSDIVEYVAKTPGAAGIVGVGWLKGVESDVKVIGLSRPGVTPDSTQPAGKAYAPHQAYVYQGYYPASTPVTMYTRDLDRTVSLGFISFAAGPFGQKVFLNSGLVPVTMPVRLIQLTSE
- a CDS encoding biopolymer transporter ExbD, with the translated sequence MSGGEVAAPGGSKKGKKGKKKGNRLGVRIDMTALVDVAFLLLTFFMYTTSMSRPQTMEINLPPDDNVKVEIAESNLLTLRINQKGDIFWNTGIESPKRLDPVELRKFLREKSLGNPKLTTLVKVDREGKYIMLVNMIDELNLAQIQRFSIAPLLDADKALIARVQS